The Bacillota bacterium genomic interval CCGAAGTTCACGTTCACCTTCAGCCTACCGTTCATCACACCGTCGGGCACCGTCTTCCCGTCCGGAACCAACCTGGCCGCCCTCTTTCAGTTTGCAGGCTCAACCGGGCGCCTCACAGACGGGACTGCACAGACGCTTTTCGTCTGGTTCGTGGGTGGGTCAGTACCTCAGGATGCGACGCAGCTCACCATGACGGCAGGCGTCACCGACCGGTTTGGGCAGGCGGGAGTCGGCGAGACGAGCATCACGGTGGACCTGGTGCCGATCGCAGGCTCCACGTGGACCGTGCCTCCGCCCCCGGTCGACGGGTGAGCCCGGCGGCGGTCATCGGTCTTCGTCGGGCCCGCGAGGGAGCGTGAACTTCCGCCCGACGTGAATCGCATACGTGTCCCGGTGGCCGCCCTTGGGCTGCCAGCCGAGACCTCGCTCGTGGAGCAACTTCACGATGGGCTCGGTCTCGTGGCTGTCCTCGCGCTCGAACACGAGCGTGAGGGTGTCTTCGGGGCCGAGCCCATCCAGCTCGTCTTCGACGAGACGCAGCTTCTCCTCATCGATGCGTGGCCGAAGGTCAAGCACCCGATCGGGCAAGACCGTCTCCCTCCCGTCGTGCCAGGCTTAGTATGACCAGGCTGGCAGGAACCCCACGCACTTCCTGTTCCTGCTGCGGGGCAGGGACAAACTGGATGCGCTGCGGGTCCTCATCGAACGGGGACAGGTCCGGCCCGTTGTCGACCAGGTGCTGCCGCTCCATCAGGTCGCAAAGGCCCACGAACGGCTGGAGACGGGGCATGGCAGGGGCAAGGTCGTGCTCGAAGTGCCGGCCTAGCGGCCGGGATCATGGGGGGACGTCTTCCTGCCGGCGGCGCTGACGACCTCGGTCGCCGAGGGGACCTTGTGCATGGCGAGGCGGCCGTTGACATAGAGGCCGTTGGCCACACCGTACCGGAGAAGGATCTTCCGATCCCGGGAGTCCAGAGCGTCAAAGTGCACGTCGCGCCGGTGGGCGAATTC includes:
- a CDS encoding zinc-binding dehydrogenase — encoded protein: MERGQVRPVVDQVLPLHQVAKAHERLETGHGRGKVVLEVPA